GgtctgtagtaatagtaataattatatttactgagtgccttctaataataataatagttacagtaCAGTACACAATGtgtaagcactcttctaaaagctggactgtgagcccgttgttgggtagggaccgtctctatatgttgccaacttgtacttcccaagcgcttagtacggtgctctgcacacagtaaacgctgattgaatgaatgaatgaatgcaggttaatcaggttggacccagtccctattccacagtatatattcgcagtcttaatccccattttacagatgaggtaactgaggctcagagaagcaaagtgacttgcccaagatcacacagcagacatgtggcatagctaggtttagaacccaagtccttccgacgcccaagcctgtgctctacccactgagtcacactgtctCCTGAATGTAGTGcccagtactaagcgctcagggagcCCAGCAGAATGACGCCAAAGTGTGTCTGTTTTTCTGCCCAGGTGGACGCCCGGAACATCGACGGCAGCACCCCGCTCTGCGACGCCTGTGCCTCGGGCAGCATCGAGTGTGTGAAGGTGCTGCTGGCTCACGGGGCCAAGGTCAACCCGCCCCTGTACACCGCCTCCCCGCTGCATGAGGCCTGCATGAGCGGTGAGGAGCCCAGTTTGCCCCCCACCAAAGGTTGGGCAGGGGAAGACCTCACCTCCCCTAGCCCGAGGGCCGGGCCATCCCAAGAgtctcatcctcctccaccttccccggGGTGTGGTTGGCTGAATTGAGAACAGGTCACCCACCACAGTGCCCCCATGGGCAAAGGGGTGGGGGCGGttgcctccatcccctccatccctgacccaAGCAGCAGCAAATGGGGGAATGCAGCATGCTCCCGGTTGAGAAGTaacctgacctagtggataagcagtgtggctggagtcagaggtcatgggttcaaatcccagctccgccgcttgtctgctgtgcgactttgggcaagtcatttaacttctgtgtgcctcagttccctcatctgtaaaatggggattaagactgggaaccccacgtgggacacctgatcacctggtatctatcccagcgcttagaacagtgcttggcacatagtaacgctgaacaaataccaaaattattattattataaagcttgggcctggaagtcgggaggatgtgggttctgacccacttatctgctatttgattttgggcaagtcacttaacttctctggacctcaattacctcatcagtaaaatggagatcgagactgtgaaatttgtcaagtgcttcctatgtacaaagcacagtactcggctctggggaagatacaaacaaaacagtttggacccagtccatgtcccatatggggctcacagtcttaattcccatttgtatcttccccagcacctagtactgtgctttgtacatagtagacacttaacacatttcagtcttaattcccattttacagatgaggcaactgaggcaaagagaagcaaagtgacttgcccagggtcacactgtagacaaggggcggagtcaggattagaacccaggcccgtgctctatccactaggccacgctgatgcaggctcccttctcctccctgttcCACAGCCTCTTACAGTTGACAGGGCCTTCCAGGGCTGCTGAAAGTCCAGcccacagcctccttgctgctctGTCCTGGCCTTGGCCTACATCCGGTCACTGGTCAGAATAATCCCCTCTCAAGGAAGAGAGTGAAAGCCAGTTAGCATGtaggctccatgtgggcagggaaaacacTCCTAGCATCTGTTGTACTTTTTCGAGTATGGCGCTTGAcacccggggttggggggtgttAATAACCAACACAGATCCTAAAGACTGCAGAACCGTAGAACTGCAGAGGCCTCGTGAGGTCACCAGGTCCTGCCCCCTACCATGATAAATTGCATATCTAGGACCACTGAGTGGactctgccttcccctccaggTCCCACAGGGAATCCAAACtactgcttctattcattcattgtcatatttattgagcatttaccatgtgcagggcactgtactaagcacttgggagagtacactataacagacacattccctgcccacaatgagcttatagtctagagggacaagcttTGTCCTGTCTTCGCCTTCTCTGTTGCTCTGCAGCTccttggagtacagtgctctgcacacggtaagcgcttaatatgattgactgactgacctcctcccccacaacccccaaTCACCTTGGCTCTTTACTCTTTGCTCCTTTAAAccgagaggaaataataataataataaaattatggtatgtgttaagcgcttactatatgccaagcactgttctaagcactggggtagatacagggtaatcaggttgtcccacgtggggctcacagtcttaatccccattttcagatgaggtaactgaggcagagagagaagtgaagtagcttgcctaaagtcaaacagcagataagtggcagagcagggattagaacccacatcctctgactcccaagcccatgctttttctactaaacCACGAGCACTCATGGGTCCCCGGGCTTGTTTGTTCACTTACAGGAAGTTCGGAGTGTGTGAGGCTCCTCATAGACGTCGGTGCCAACCTGGAAGCCCACGACTGCCACTTTGGGACCCCCCTGCACGTGGCCTGTGCCCGGGAGCACCTGGACTGCGTGAAGGTGTTGCTCAAAGCAGGTAATGCTCACGGGGCCCGAGTGGCCCAGGGGCCGGCAGCGGTGGGGAGCTGCAGCGGAGCACGTGGAAATAAGCACAACCCCTGCGTTAGGAGCCCACAGCAGCTAACAGTGGCCAGAGCCCAACAGGGGAGATTTTTGCGGTGGGCTCAACCCCAGCGAAGGaatcagggaggaaaggaatTTCAGTTGGATCTCCTCTACCTCAAGGATCCAAACGTGGCTCAGAGAATACCCCCACTCTCCCAGGAGGGCTCAGCCATTGCCCGACTCCTCCCAGCATCCTGCCGCCCCAGTCGGAGacagaataatagtaacaataattgtggtttttgtaaagtgcttactatttgccaagcagtgtactaagcactggggtagatacaagataatcaagttggatacaatccctatccttcatggggctcacagtcttaaatcctcattttacagatgaggaagccgaggcacagagaagtgaagtgacgtacccaaggtcacacagcagacaagcggttgagtggggattagaacctaggtccactgacttaacttctctgtgatttttccactaggccaagcagcttgTCATGAATCCTGTGAGGGGTGGACTGGGGACTTGACCCAAGGGACAGGACAGCCTTGCCAATGATCTTGTTTGTAGAATCAGTCTGTCGGCAGCCAAAGCCAGAAAGCTGAGACTAGGAAGGACTTTTTGTTCTTGGTCCATTGTAATTTCTGGCCCAACTTCCTGCAGGAAATGTTCCCCGGGCTTGATGCTTTGCTTTCCACTCAGCCAAACCAAGCACGTGGAGGGGAAGGCCACACGTACCCAGAGGCAGCCAGGCCTCTTTGGGAAGTGAGGTGGGTCAGCCTGGAAAACGAAAAGTGAAAGCGACGTAGCAAGGCACCAGCTGGACACTTTCCAAGAGTTGGGGCCTCTTCACAGGGCTTTGAATTAGTTGTTGAATTGTTTCCAGTGAAAAGGCTCACCAGCCGAGTGAAATAGGGTTATTGGAATGAAATGAGGCTTCAGGTTGTCCTGTGTTTCAATGAGGAAATGTCAATCGTGAGAACTTAATAGCTGGTGCCGGTTGTCTCTATTTCCTGGGCCCAAACAGATTTCATTGGGAGTTCCACGCAGACCTGAGGAATTGAATGAggtggggatgatgataataataatgatagcaataataataatgataggatttaaATTCTTAATATGTGACAAGCCTTTCACTaagcagctgggttctaatcccagctctgcctcttgtctgttgtgtgaccttggataaatcacttaacttctctgtacctcagttaccttacctgtaaaatggggattaagaccatgacccccatgtggaacaggaactgtgtccaacctgattagcttatatctaccccagcacttaatacagtgcctggaacatagtaagtgctaacaaataccatatatccgccccccaaaaaagcattggggtagctacatgataatcagatcaaatacagtccttgtcacactcggggatcacagtctaagaggaagggagaacaagtatttttacagatgaggaaactgaggcaaagagatgttaagtgacttgagtgtgtaaaatgggaaatatctgttctccctcttagactgtgtgcccagtgtgggacagggactgtgtccaacctgattatcttgtatcctcccaagcacttagtacagtgctcggctacTAGTAAGCAGTTAAGTATCAAAATGAATCATTATTTCATCCCTCGGTGCTACCCAGGGAACCTGCTTAGAGCAGGACAGTGCAGGGTCATTTCTGGGTCCTTTTTATTTTCTAAAACCCAGAGTGGCCATTTGATCATGCATAATCTGGCGGTGACCCTGGCAACCTTTGGTCTCTGGCCCATGCTTGGAGaggagacaggggagaggagggaagtggtgaGAGTccaggagagagaaatagagattcTACCCAGTGGTAAATAAAGCCAGAGAGTAAATGTTTTGCTGCACAGCTTGTGCTGCTGGAACAGCCAGGGCTGGCCCATGAGCCCTGATTGGGAGCGTCACTGGACACCCAGTcagcccagctctgtcagctTTGCCCTTGCTCTTCTACCTTCCCCTGACAGATTCTTTCGCacttctgccccttccccatccccccaggccTTCCACCACCGTTATGcagctcacttgtctgctgtgtgacatgagtTGACTGGCAAGTGCGGGATCCTTTCCAAGACGTAACCTTTCGGCAGTGGCTTTCTCTGGAAGCCCAAAACAGGGTTCAGATCTCACCTTCTCTTGAGGGATAGTGAAGAGAGCAAGAGATTTTGATGCCTTAAACACCTTTTTTCTATTCCTCCCCACATGTTCCTTTTCCACTccactcttctcccttcaaaAAATGGAGGGTGTCTGTTTAAAGCAGACTGTGCTGTAAGGTTAAAGACCTGGATCCAGTGTCACTCCCAGAGGCCTGTGGCACCCCATTGGTGCCATagctgggggtggcagggggagaggtCAGGAGATTTAAGAAGCAGAGCTTCTGCCCTTTATCCCACCCAGCCCCAGGCTGaaacgctgctgctgcttccccaccCATGCTGCTGCCATCCAGGACAGTGAGAGAAGGATGGGGATTGGGCCGAGCGTTGGCGACTAAGGCACCCAACCCTCCTGACCGCACCCACCTCTGGGACAGCTGCGGCCCTCCGGGGTGTCCTAGCCAGGATGGGGGGGTTCACCCAGGCCGCTAGGCCCAAGACATTTGTCCTGAATTGGTCTAAGGACAGCTTGGCTCTGCTTGGTTCCACCCACCCCCGAGGTGGCCTTGTCCAAATCTCAtaccatctttgtgcctcaggttccccatCTGGGGAACGACTCACTAATTCCCACCCCATCCTGTTTCACAGTAATGTATGAGGGGAAGGTAAATAATAGACCCAAGAAGATTTTGAGCCTGGGGCTCCGCAGTATCAACCCTACATTGGGCAATTTAAGGAGCTTGGTTTTGTTTTAAATTTGAACCAACTTTGTTAAATTGGTATATTgacacccccccgcccctcggCTCATGTCTAAGGGATGTCTCCACTGACAAGAGCTCTGGGTACACAACAGATAACATTCTTGTGGTCCAGTTATATATTCAGGTGCAGATTCAGGGTTGAAACCCTTTTGCTCACAAGACTGTTTTCTCCAGGATCCTGAAGGGCAGACaatccatcagaggtatttactgagtactcactgtgggcagaacactgtactaagcacttgggagagttggcagatacatcccctgcctacaacgacCTTACAATGTAGACAGACAAGTTCTGACCATCTCCAATCAAacctggagggaggaaagaatacCAGGCTTCCCTCTGATATTTAGAGATGAGAAATTCCAGTTACAACCCCTCCTTTCATTCTGTAAAACTGATTGAGGGAGCACTAGTCACTTGTAATTCCTTCCAAAGGCCGCAGTTGGCTGCCCTTCACGACAGTGGATTGAGCCCGCTGATTGGACCTAGGTTTTGTTCACCTGCTTCTTCTGCATCTTGCATGAGTCATTTGATTTCCCAAATCCCTTTCCCAGCTTCCTCACCCCCATATCTGCGCAGGAGCTAATTTGGGGGCAGTTAGCATTCCTAGCATAGAAGATCCGGCCTGGCTTTAAGTCCCGGCCCCTCGGGAATGTGGCGGAGAATTCCTGAGACCCCCCAGGGGGACTCCTTGAAGACAGACCCTCACTGAATGTCAGTTGTGTTCTTCTGGAACCTTCCTTTAAGGCTGAAACTTTCTTCGCAAGTTTTTAAgtagctccctccctcccggccaaaGCCAGACTCCTTAATTTAAAAGTAGGATCGAGGCAAAAAAGCAACAGGCTGGACCCTCAACCCCTGGGTTGATTTCTTTTTGGAAAGAATGTCTTTGCATTTAAAACTGCTTCACAGtgcactttgtgtgtgtgtatgtatgaaagcacaggcctaggagtcagaggatctgtgttctaatcccagctctgccacccgcctgcttgtgagatcttgggcaagttacttaacttctctgtgcctctgtgaccccacctgtaaagtggggatttaaatcCGATTCCCTcgacagactgtgagtcccttgtgggtcaggaacgttgtctgatgtgattatcttgaatctattccaatgcttattacagtgcctggcacatagtaaatgcttagcaagtaccattaaaaaaaaaaaaggtagtggGCTGGATCAGCTGAGTTTTTGATATTTCCTTCAATCCTAGAATGCTGATTCTAAAATTTATAAAGGTGGTAGCAGGGTTCCCTTTGAAAATGCACAGGTCCCAGCACTGTTACAACATAAAGCCATCAATCCCACCTTTACTGGGTTAGACCAATTTTCCACCCAGTCCAATATTCAGTCTCTGACAATGTCTAAAGGTTGCATAGGGGAAGTATAAGATCTACCCTCCCTGAAGCCACCCTAAGGGACCAGCCCCGCTCCAATGAGCTTTTCCCTCCACATTGCTCTGGAAACCTGCTGTAGAACAAATCATTCATGagtttatccaaacccctcttgagCCTAATGATATTTTCATTCTGCACCAAAGCCAGTGTTACAAAtgcctggcactgagtaagcacttaacataccacgTATTACTGTTATTGATAGTAATagattaatactattaataattaatattaatagtaattattattgccaGTAACCGttcctgtcttcttcctcctggcctcccAGGGGCTAATGTGAACGCGGCAAAACTGCATGAGACGGCCCTGCACCACGCAGCCAAGGTGAAGAACGTGGATTTGATTGAGATGCTCATCGAGTTCGGAGGCAACATCTATGCCAGGGACAACCGAGGGAAGAAGCCTTCCGACTATACCTGGAGCAGCAGCCCGCCCGCAAAATGCTTCGAGCACTATGAGAGTAAGCTGGGGCCGGGGCCTCAATGAgcagtctccctctctccttcccctggcaCCCCTGGCTTTCCTCCCTTCAGGTTGTTTGTAATAATAGCCATCCTGTCATCTCCTCCATGACTCCCCTGCcaatctcctcttcccccatagTCCTgctgctacaataataataatattattattatactgctttAAGCAGTATTATGTAACTgctataataataaattattatttaattaataaaaattatttttttaataaagcAGTTTACCAATAGCTGCTTTAAGTGGCCATTAATAAACTGCAGGGTCACACTGGGCCTGCAGCCTTTTGTGGATGAGctcacatctctagactgtgagcttactgtgggcaggaatgtgtctatgttgtactcccaagttcttagtacagtgctttgcacacagtaagtgctcagtaagtatgattgaatgaatgaccagctggaaagtcagtcaattgtattggagagcttactgtgtgcagagcactgtactaagcgcttgggagagtacaatataacaatatagcagacacattccctgtccacagtgagcgtaGAGGGCTGGAGATTGCTAAGGGGCAGTCGCCAAACTTCCCTTCATGAGTCTGAACATCTAGAAGAGTCCCAGTTTTCTTGGAGGATCATGgttccctcctcccccgctcaTTAAAAGGGTGTGGTTCTCTTACCCCTCCATTTGCGTAAGGGAACACGGACTTTTCAGAGGGGAGGTCAAGAGGAAGAGCTAGGTGAGTCCTCAGTGTCCGCCTGCCACTCTAACAGGTCTTGCTGTGCTCCTGCGCCCCTTCTCTCATTTCAGAGACACCCCTGAGCCTGGCGCAGCTCTGCAGAGTCAGCCTGAGGAGAGCCACAGGCGTTCGCGGGCTGGACAAGATCACCAAGCTGAACATCCCCCCGAGGCTCATCCACTACCTCTCATACGACTGAgccagggaggagagggcaagggggcaaGGTCGGCAGCACCCGCCCTACATCTGCTTTCTCCTTCCCGGCCCCCAGGCTCAGGCAGGACGGTGACTCTGGTGCACGCGTGGCATAACTGTGGGACAAAGGACCACgctcccatccctctgccctctgaTCAGGGAAATAATTTCCAAGGCAATAAGAAGGTATGAACTCTTAGCTCCCAAGCTCAGGTCTGGTTAGCCAGTGCTATTTATCGGGAGAAGCTTTGAGACCCTTGCCCGGTCCAGACCCTGCAGGTGCAAAGGGGAGTCGCTCTTCTGGGCCAGGCCTGGCTCCCTTAGGGTCCTTTACTGAAGAGACTTTCGGTCCAGAAGAGCGGGACTCGGGGTGGGCAGACAGGGCCCGTGGAGCCCTCAGGACCCTCTTTTTGGCCCCAGAGAGAGCTCAGAGAGACCAGGCTGCAGCCTGCGCCATTCCTTCTGCACCAACTCCGCCTATTGTTTGGGCCTTCTCACCTGCTGGGGGCTAGGGCTGGGGCCAAAGGCAAGGATGGCAACGGGTTTGGAGGTTTGGCCATTTTTTGGCTTCCAACAGCCCTCTGGGTTTCCTCATGTGTCAGCCTAGGGGACACTTGCAGGCAGGGTCCGCCTGGGCCAAACTGGTGGCCAGTGTTCTATGGAAGGACAGCTGGCTATTCAGGCTTCCCTGAGGGCGGTCTGTTGTCCTCAGGTATTGTTTACCAGGAGAGTCCTTCATCAGGCCTCTAGTTCAGGGTTGGAAATCCTCAGCACACAAGCCAGAAAGCACTGACTGACACTGTACCCTCTGGCCACAGCTGGAGACATTGGAGCCCCACTGTCTGCCCCCGCCTCAGGTGGCAGGGGAGTCAGGGACAACAACGGCAAGGCTTTCTGGACCTGCGGCCACGGCCCCCTGTACCCAGAAGCATCAAGGAAGGCTGTAGGTCCGTCTGGGAACCTGGGGGTCCCCTTCTAGGGCCGAACATACCGGTTCTCGTGAGTCACCTAGCAGAGAGCTAGGAATAAGACTGAATCGTGCTTGAAGTATTCTTGTAAAAATGTGAAGGTAGGGATGCATTTTACCATTTTAAAGCCTGAGTAGCCCTTAGCACTTTTAAACTTAAATTGCATTTTGGGCTGCTCTCTAGAGCTCTTGGACTTACTGACTCGTCAGTCAGGACTTTCGAGCTAGTAGTGTCTCTGAGAAGAGCCTCACTAAACTCCCCCAGCAGAGGCTGCTGGTGACCACTCAGTGGAATCAGAGCTGGCCGTCCGCCGGAAAGTGGCTGCGCCGTCCTTCGACCAGGACGAAGAGTGTTTCTGCTCCAAGAGCGTCTGAATACGAGCTCTGAATTGTAAgtgaggaaaaaaacccaaaacactaaAACTGGTATGCTAAGCCACCTGTGCCGGCTTCTCTGGGATtgagatttaaataataataataataaaaaaaacggTGGTGGGGTGTGGAGGGGTGCCCAGGGAGAGGCTTACCTGATAGAGGTCCCCACATTATAGAGGAATTGAGATTGGAACAACCAGGAGcttcagtagaaagagtacaggctttggagtcagaggtcatgggttcaaatccctactccagttgtcagctgtgtgactttgggcaagtcacttcacttctctgggcctcagttacctcatctgtaaaaatgggatttaagactgtgagccccctgtgggacaagctgatcaccttgtaacctccccagtgcttagaatagtgctttgcacatagtaagcacttaagtgccatcgttactactattattattattattattagtgagcaaTATTCTGGCTGGTGTGTACATGTCACACTTCTGCTTTGATTTGCACAAAAGTGCATACTCATTCATGCCTGTAGACACCCAAACCCACCCTTTTTAGACCTGCCTCCTTATGCTGGGGTTTGCGGTGGGAAGCAGGGGCAGGGTTCTTTTTCCGTCCTAACCTAACCCTAGGATGGCCTCTGTGTATCAGCGCTCAGGTTTGACCACCCTGCCGGGCAGGGGGCAAAGCTGAGCAAGGCCACTTTTTCCCCGGATCTTCTCACGAGCTCAAGTTCAGAACCGACTGCTTCCGGAAGGTGTAGATGCCCATGCAGTTTGGGGCCGGTTCTGGCCTTGGAGGAGAAGCAACATCTACAGAGCGCCCTGCTTCGTTAAAGAGCCAGAACGTCTCTGGGGAGGTTTGTCAAAAAGCCTGAGTTATTGGTGGTCACTGGaaataaatcattttaaaaagcaaCTTTCCTTGCTGTTGGCATTTCGTCTGCCCTGTTGAAGTCCATGGTAACTTTGTATATAATAAAATAGTATGACCAGATTATAGACTAGGAGGCTGTTGTTGCCATTGGTGGAGGGGAGAAAACCACTCACTCAGAGCCCCACTGTGACCAAGAGAAATCGATggcctttactgagcacttactatgtgcagagcaagggcTTCCACTTGGCCCCATCCTCTCCCAGGAGGCACCTCTGCTTTCCTTCTCTATCCCCACTCCTAACTGCCAGACAGTGAAAATTCAGCTCCCAGAACCACCACCTTGTTACCGAGCTGCCAAACATTTGTTCTTTATGCTCTTACATGCCTAGTTCACATTTTTCCCCCTATACAGtcatgtttttagactgtgagcccactgttgggtagggactatctctatatgttgccaatttgtacttcccaagcgcttagtacagtgctctgcacatagtaagcgctcaataaatacgattgatgatgatgatgttctcttccctttttctccagCCCTGGCCTTTTCTTGCCACATCCACCTTCACCCCTGTGGCATGTCAGTTAGATTGCTTTCCTCCCAATGGCCCCCTTACAGCTTTCCACACACTTCCTGCCATTTTTCCTCCTCAACACCATCCTTCCCTCACTCATGAAGTTGtttttctgcccttttctctcccggCATCTGCCATCTTGCCCCGCCTTTCAAGAGATGGATTTTAAGAAGCCACCAGGGACTGCCACaactttgggttctaatcccactttcggTTCCCTGGGCAATGGCAGAGAGAGACTTTTGACATCACCAGCAGAagcacagagcactggcctgagagtcataagaacctgagttctaatccctgctccgtcacttgtatgctgtgtgactttgggcaagtcatttcacttctctgtgcctcagttaccctatctgtaaaatggagaataagactgtgagccccatgtgggacatggactctgtccaacctgattaccttgtatccactatggcacttagaatagtgcctgggacataataagtgtttcaaataccatttaataaaaaaaaaaaacaccctaggTTGGACACTTTAACACAGACCACTGTAACAGAAGTCTAAAAGCATGCATGGGGATGGGGATTTTGAGCCATACTGACACCGaaagttatgatgatgattattagagtatgtgtggagtgcttactatgtgccgagcactgtactagttcctgggttagatacaagataatcaggttggatgaagtagctgtcccacatggagctcacaatttaagtaggaggcaataggatttaatccccatttcacagatgaggaaacaagcacagagaagttaagtgacttgcccaaggtcacacaggagagaagtgacaaatgcaggattagaacccagagcctctgactctcaggcccctgctctctctattAGGGAGTCCAATCATGAAGGCTTCGGGACCAAGAGCCTTGTGAAAGAGTTGATTATAATGCTAGTGATTTGTGGAGAGCCATTTGCACTCACACAAAATTATACGATCAGTTTGGACTGTGCTCAAAACCTCTGTCAGAACTTGAGTTCCATCTAACACCACACCCTTCGGTCAAGTCACCAAATGCCCAGGTCTTTGGGAGGTGGTGGGGCAGAAATTCTTTTCATAGTTTTCAGAAGACAAAGGTCAGGTGATACAACTGGATTTTCCGCATCTTTGCCCTTCATCACCCCTCCTGGGTTGGTCTCCATTTCGttaaagagcatgagactggacaTCAaggaggagacctggattctagtccctacTCTGTCACTGACGTTGGGTAGTTCTTTTATCCTTtctgcatctgtttcctcatctgtagaatggggatgttaacttttattttaaatggtatttactctATGTGCCAGGGGTATTCTaaccagtggggtagatacaagatagttgtgttggacacagtccatgtcccgcgtagggctccaagtcttaatcctcattttacagatgaggtaacaagcccagaagagttaagtgacttgcccaagatcccacatcaggcaagaggtggagccaggattagaacccaggtcatctggctcccaggctcatgctttttccatcaGACCACCTGCCTtccctactcagattgtgagtcctatgtggggcagggactgggtccaatctgattatccttcacctacgccagtgcttggcacacagtaagtacttaataagtgtaACACAAACACAACTTCCCTCTTTCTCAGGAAGTAGTGTTCAATGGTGGTAGGAATACCTTTCCTGGGCTCCCCCAAAAATACTGAAGGCCCTGCCTGCATAGGGAATTCCACTGAGAAATGTGTCTGGGTAACCAGTGCCTCTTCCCAGCTCAGAATCAGCCACAGG
Above is a window of Tachyglossus aculeatus isolate mTacAcu1 chromosome 12 unlocalized genomic scaffold, mTacAcu1.pri SUPER_6_unloc_1, whole genome shotgun sequence DNA encoding:
- the ASB13 gene encoding ankyrin repeat and SOCS box protein 13; translated protein: METQASDGSFLGQVGFWVDRTPVHEAAQQGQTLQLQRLIEDGACVNLVTVDSITPLHEASLRGQTQCVKLLLAAGAQVDARNIDGSTPLCDACASGSIECVKVLLAHGAKVNPPLYTASPLHEACMSGSSECVRLLIDVGANLEAHDCHFGTPLHVACAREHLDCVKVLLKAGANVNAAKLHETALHHAAKVKNVDLIEMLIEFGGNIYARDNRGKKPSDYTWSSSPPAKCFEHYEKTPLSLAQLCRVSLRRATGVRGLDKITKLNIPPRLIHYLSYD